The genomic DNA GACATGCTCGACGCCGTGCTGAAGGCCATCGAGCCCGAGGTGCAGTGGGCGCACGGGCCGACGACGACGGGAAGCTGCGACGTGACCCGCAGGCGCACCGTGATGACCATCGTGTCGGCCGGGCGGCGCGAGGAACTCCTGGACAGGGTGGAGAAGTTCTGGCGGGAGAGCGACTACCGGATCAAGGGGATCAACAACGACAAGGAGTTCCCGGCGGTCTACGCGCAGACGAAGGCCGGGTTCGGTATCAGTCTGAGTTTCCGCGGAGGGGGGCAGGCGTTCTTCGAGGCGGACAGCCCTTGCGTGAAGGAGTCGAAGGTCGCCGATTCCACCTCCGAGCCGAACGGCCCGTCGTACGAAGGTGTCTACCCGCTGCCCCGTCCCGATGTTCATTCCGACTACTGGTCCTCGGGGGCGCCCTGATGGCTGGTCAGTGGCACCGGCGGCACCCGTGACCGTGGTGATTCGGACAACTCGCACACACCCGCGAAACTGCCCTTGAACCCTGCCCCGATGGGGGATGGTTGTGGGGTGCGTAAATTCTGGGTGGTCGGTGGGATCGGCATCGGGTTGGCCATGTGCTTCGTGGCGCTGCTCGTCGTCGGTACGTACTCCGCCGCCGCCGGCCTCGGCAGCGCCGGCAGCAACGGGGCCGTCGGCCTGGCCAAGGGAGCGGTGCCGGCGAAGTTCCAGCCGCTCGTCCAGAAGTGGGGCAATCTCTGCCCGGCCATCAACCCCGCTCTGCTGGCCGCCCAGCTCTACCAGGAGAGCGGGTGGAACCCCAGGGCCCAGAGCCCGGCCGCGGCGCAGGGCATCGCGCAGTTCATCCCCGGGACCTGGGCCGGCCACGGGATAGACGGGGACAACGACGGGGACCGGGACGTATGGGATCCGGCCGACGCGATCCCGTCCGCCGCCAGCTACGACTGCGAACTCGCCGGGTACGTGAAGAAGGTGCCGGGGGATCAGACCGACAACATGCTCGCCGCGTACAACGCCGGTGCGTACCGGGTGATCAGGGCGGGCGGCGTACCGCAGATCTCCGAGACACAGAACTACGTCAAGATCATCCGGTCCCTGGAGAAGAGCTTCGCCCGGCCGGTGGGGCGCGTCGAGCCGTCGCGGCAGGCGGCCGGGGCGATCTACTTCGCACAGAAGAAGCTCGGTACGAAGTACCTGTGGGGCGGGAACGGCACGGCCGAGCAGGGCGGGCGGTTCGACTGTTCCGGGCTGACGCAGGCGGCGTACCGGACCGTCGACATCGAGCTGCCGCGCGTGGCGAACGATCAGTACAACGCCGGGCCGCACCCGTCACGGGACGAGCTGCTCCCCGGTGACCTGGTGTTCTTCTCGGACGACCTGACCAACTCCCGGGCGATCCACCACGTCGGGCTGTACGTCGGCGGCGGATACATGATCAATGCGCCGTACACGGGGGCCGTGATCCGGTTCGACAAGATCGACACGCCCGACTACTTCGGTGCGACACGCGTCACGAAGGACGGGGCCGCGGCCCTTCCGACGGCCCTGCCGACGGTATGACGCAGGGTCGCCCGTGGCTGGAACTCTCCGTGAAGCCTGGGCCCTGAGCTGCGACGATGAGTCACTCTTCGATAACGTCATGGTGATCATTCGGTGGAGAGTGGAACGTACGCCCGCAGCGTGTCGTTCCCTGGACTGGGACAGCATGCGCACTGACCATGTGGCACTGACCGGCACAGCCACACGCATCACGCAGTAGCGATCGCGACAGGGATCGAAGCGGCGATCGAAGCAGTGGTCGAACCGAACACGGGGGTTCGTCATAAGCGGTGCACACGGGCGTGCACCGCGGCAGCAGACAAGGCAAGGGGCCGCAGCAGATGGCTGGACTCGCACTGGATGGGTCGAACCCCGACGTCAGCCTGCTCTACGACATCAACGGGCTCGCGAAGTCCGCTCCGACCTGGTTCGACCGGGTCATGGAGTTCGTCGGTGAGTACGGGATCATGCTCGGCATGGTCCTGGTGGTCGTGTGGTGCTGGTGGAGCGTTCGCCGGCGCGGCACGGCCGAGGACTCGGTGACGGCTGTCGCCGGGATCGTCTGGGCACCGCTCGCCGCCGGTATCGCACTGCTCGTCAACATCCCGATCCGGGGCTTCGTGGAGCGGCCGCGTCCGTTCCGTGACCACCAGGGCCTGGACGTCCTGGTGTCGGGGAAGGACGACTTCTCCTTCGTGAGCGACCACGCGACCATGGCGATGGCTCTGGCCGTCGGGCTGTTCGTGGCCAACCGCAAGTTCGGCTTCGCCGCGATCGCCCTCGCGCTGCTGGAAGGGTTCTGCCGGATCTACATGGGGGTCCACTACCCCACCGACGTCATCGGCGGATTCGCGCTCGGCACGGCCACCGCACTGCTGCTCGCGCCGCTCGCGATGGCGCTGCTGACTCCGGTGGTGACGGCCGTCTCCCGGTCGGAACGGGTGGGTCGCCTGGTGCGGTCGCGCCGGCCGCTGTCTGCCACGGCCGAGGGCCGGGGCGGGGCGCTCGGGATCCCCGAGCCGCGCCCGGGGTCGGGCGGCGGCGTCGGCGAGAAGGATCTGGCCGCGTAGACGGTAGATGTGGGGCGTCCGGATCGGCCAGGTGTCGACCGGGACGCCCGGCGGCGGGCCGGGATTCGTTCCGCGGCCCGCCGCCCCGCGTCACAGCGCCTGCGGGAACGTGAACAGCCGCCCGGGGTCGTACTGCTTCTTCAGACGGGTCAGACGGCTGCCCGCCGTGCCGTAGTACGCCTGCCGCCAGTCGCGCAGCGTCGGGTCGATGTAGTTCTGGTACGCCGCTCCTGACGCGTAGGGGTGCATCGCCGCGTGTGTGCTTTTCAGCCAGTTCTGCTGGGCGGTTCCCGCCGTCCCGGGGCGCCAGGAGCCGATGTACTGGGCGAGCATCCGGGAGCGGCGGTGGACGAAGGCCGTCGAGTCCGGGGCGACCCGGTTGATCGCCCCGCCGAGCGCCGTCAGTGCGATCGATCCGCCGCCACCGCTGGGGCTCACGCCGATCCGGGTGAACGCCTCGGCCCGGTGGAGCAGGGCGCGAACACCTGCCGGGGACAGGGAGTGGTCGAAGAAGTCGGACGCGGCGGCGTACGTCTCGCGCTGGAGTGTGCCCTGCGGGGTGCGGCCGGGTGTCTTGCCCGGCAGATGGCACTGGGCCTCGGTGATGGTCGAGCAGCCCGCGTACACGAGCATCGAGTCCTGGAAGCTGCGGCGGCGCAGCGAGACCGAGGTGGCCGATGCGCCGATCCGGTCGGCGAGGCGGTCGACGGCATTCTGCAGGTCGCCGTAGGTGCCGAGGCTGAAGGCGGCGATCGACACCGTCGGCCTGCCGCCGCCCGGACCTGCCGCCAGATGCGCGGACGACCAGATCTCGTCCGGCTGGCTCGGGCCCCATGCCTGCCAGGCCGTGATCACGGCCTGGGCGCGTGACCAGGGCCACGACATGTAGGCCATCACGGTCTGTGGGGCCGGGCGGGTGCGGAACTTCAGCTCGGTGACCACACCGAAGTTGCCGTTGCCCGCGCCGCGCAGCGCCCAGAAGAGGTCCGGATGGTGCTTGGCATCGGCGGTGACGGTCTTGCCGTCGGCCGTGACGAGGGTGGCCGCGGTGAGGCTGTCGCAGGTCAGGCCATATGCGCGGGACGCGACACCGTGGCCGCCGCCGAGGGTCAGGCCGGAGATGCCGACTGTCGGGCAGGAGCCGCCGGGGATCGTCAGACCGTGCGGAGCGAGACCCCAGTAGACGTCGGCGAGCTTGGCGCCCGCGCCGATGGTGCCGTCCCGGTCGACGCGGGAGAGTGACGAGACGTCAATGACCAGGCGGCCGTTGCCGCTCGACCAGCCCGCGTAGGAGTGGCCACCGCTGCGGATGGAGACGGGTGTGGCGCTGCGGCGGGCGAAGGCCAGGCACTCGCGGATGTCCGCCTCGTGCCGGACGTAGGCGACCGCCGCGGGTTTCAGGTTGTCGAACCGGGTGTTGTAGAGCTGGCGGGCCGTCGGATAGGTGGCGTCGCCGGGGCGTACGAGCGTGCCGTCGAGGCTCTTGGCCAGGGCGGACCAGTTCGCCGGACCCTTCGGGGGGGCGGAGGCGGATGAGGCGGGTGGTTTCGACGGGGTGCGGGTCGTGGTGGTGGAAGAGCTGCTGCCGGAGTCGGAGCCGGAGCTGGCCTTGTTGCATGCGGTGATGCCGGCGAGTGCTGTTGCCGCGCCCGCGGTGAGCAGGGTGCGCCGGTTCGGCAGGTTCATCGGACCTCCGGGTGATGGCCTCGTCGCGGGTCAAGGTGATCAGCGACCGGGGACGTGATCGGCGACCGTGGAAGCGATCGGCGATCAGAGGGGTGATCGGTGATCAGGGGGCGGAGCGGTGCTCTTCGGCGTCCGTGCGGGCCCGGTCGCGTGAGCGACGGGCCGGACCGGTCCAGCCGCAGCTGCAGCGGGCGATGCAGAACGAGCCGCGTTCGATGGTGAAAGGCCTGTGCGCGGAGGGTGCGGTCGCTGCGCCGGAAGCGGTCGGCGGGGCCTCGTCGGTGTGCTGGTGATACACGCGTCCACGGTACTGGGGACGGCCACCCGGCGGTGACCCCTGCGGGCACGGCGTGACGGGGGACACGGGTGGTCGTTATGCGAAGTGGGCGGGGTGCTCGGGCAAGCAGTTACGTCGTTGGGGGTTGGCAGGCGATGGTGGTGCAGCAGCACAGGTCCGGAGGCGGGGCGCGTGCTGTCTGCGCCCTCGCCGTGGTGGGCGTGATGGCGGCGACCGCCGGATGCTCGGCCGGTGGCGGAAGCGGCGGTGTCGTCGGCGGCCGGGCCGTCGCGGACGAACGAGGCGGGGCCGACTCCGCCGACATCGTCCACCGGGCGGCCGAGGTGCTCGCCGGAGGTGACGGGAGGGGCGAGAATCAGCCAGGGGGGCGGGAGGTCACCGGCAGCGCCGAGGTGCGCACGTCGATGGAGACCGCGGCCGGCGGGACGCGGGTGACGATCACCGGCCGGGGCACGTACGACTTCCGCAAGCGGCTCGGCCGGCTCACGCTCGTGCTGCCGAAGGACGCCGCGGGCGAGGAGGAACACCGTCCGATCACCGAGCTCTTCACTCCCGGCGCGCTGTACATGAAGAACCGTGGCGCGGGAGTACCCGACAGCAAGTGGGTCAGGGTCGATACGACGGCTCTGGAGGACGGCAATCTGGTCACCGGCGGGGCCACCGACCCGATGGCCGCCGCCGAGCTGCTTCGCGGGGCGCGCGAGGTGACGTACGTGGGGCGGAGCGAGCTGGCCGGGGTGCCGGTCCGGCACTACCGGGGGATCACGGACATCGGGCGGGCGGCGCGGGCCGCCTCGCCGGGATCGCGCGATGCGCTGGCCGCGGCGGCGCGAGGGTTCCGCACGAACGCGGTGCCGTTCGATGTGTATCTGGACGAGGCGGGGCGGCTGCGGAAGGTGCGGCACCGGTTCAGTTTCGCCAACGGGGGGCACAGCGGCCCGGTGGTGCAGGTGGTGTCGACGACACTGCTGTCCGGGTTCGGGGCGCCGGTCACCGTAGAGCTTCCGGACGATCGGGACATCTACACCGGGAAGATCCAACAGGGGCAGCGGTAGCGGCGCGGGCGGTGAGTACGGAGCGCCTAGGCATCCGGCGGGGCCGAAATGGTCCGTCCGTGCCATGCGCGGCGCGCGGTCCGCTCCCTACGCTAGGAAGTCGGCGACGGCAGTGAGAGGTGACGTACGTGGTGACGCTCAGCGCTCGGACCGATCACGACCATGTGGCCCTTGCCGAGATCGAGCTGTGCGGTGAACTGATGATCGCGGCGTCGGCTGCGATCGGGGAACGGCTCAGTGCGGACCGTATCGACGAAGTGCTCAACGTCAAGGTGACTGCCACCGGGGAACGCACCACCGTTCCCCGGCAGAGCGAACACCGGGGATGACGGACGAAGGGGGCCGGTCGGGAGGGCGTTGCAGAAGGGGTGACGGAAGCCCACGTCAGGTGGGGTCACCTCAGGTGCGCAGGAGGCGGGCGATCGCCTTCGTGGCTTCCTCGACCTTCGCGTCGATCTCCTCGCCGCCCTTGACCGCCGCGTCGGCGACGCAGTGCCGCAGATGCTCCTCGAGGAGCTGGAGCGCGAACGACTGGAGGGCCTTCGTGGACGCCGAGACCTGGGTCAGTATGTCGATGCAGTAGACGTCCTCGTCGACCATCCGCTGCAGGCCGCGGATCTGGCCCTCGATCCGGCGCAGCCGTTTGACGTGCTCGGCCTTCTGGTGGTGGTAGCCATGTATGCCGCGGTCGTGGTCGGTGACGATCGATGTGGGGTCCGTCGCTTCCGAGGGACCCGTGGCCTCTGCGGCCTCGGTGGTGCTCATTACTGCCTCCCGTTTTCCCTTTACCCCGCCGTTTTATATACCCCTGGTGGGTATATCCTAACGAACTCAGCTGAAACGTGACCGGGGGCCCGTGCTGATCACTGTGTCCGATGCGCGACACTGAAGAATGCCGGTTAGCCGTGGCCGGATGATGCGCCTAGCATCAGCCTGACCGAATCCAAAGCATCCCGAGGACCCCACGTGCGCTTTCGTCTGACCCCCAGGGAGACGAGCTTCTACGACATGTTCTCCGCATCCGCGGACAACATCGTCACGGGCTCGAAACTCCTGATGGAACTGCTCGGGGCGGACTCTGCCTCCCGAGTCGAGATCGCGGAGCGTATGCGGGCAGCGGAGCACGCAGGGGACGATGCCACCCACGCGATCTTCCACCAGCTGAACTCCTCATTCATCACGCCGTTCGACCGCGAGGACATCTACAACCTCGCATCGTCGCTCGACGACATCATGGACTTCATGGAGGAGGCCGTCGACCTGGTCGTGCTGTACCAGGTCGAAGAACTCCCCAAGGGTGTCGAGCAGCAGATCGAGGTACTGGCGCGTGCGGCCGAGCTGACCGCCGAGGCGATGCCGAGTCTGCGGACGATGGACAACCTCACCGAGTACTGGATCGAGGTCAACCGTCTGGAGAACCAGGCGGACCAGATCCACCGGAAGCTGCTCGCCCATCTCTTCAACGGCAAGTACGACGCCATAGAGGTGCTGAAGCTCAAGCAGATCGTGGATGTGCTGGAAGAGGCGGCCGACGCGTTCGAGCACGTCGCCAACACGGTGGAGACCATCGCGGTCAAGGAGTCCTGACCCACGTGGACACCTTTGCGCTGGTCGTGACCATTGCTGTCGCGCTCGGCTTCACCTATACGAACGGCTTCCACGACTCGGCGAACGCCATCGCCACGTCGGTCTCCACCCGGGCACTGACCCCGCGGGCGGCCCTGGCGATGGCGGCCGTGATGAACCTCGCAGGTGCCTTCCTGGGCCAGGGGGTCGCCAAGACCGTCAGTGAGGGTCTGATCGCGACGCCCGAGGGGGAGAAGGGGATGGGCATCCTCTTCGCCGCCCTCGTCGGCGCGATCATCTGGAACCTTGTGACCTGGTACTTCGGGCTGCCGTCGTCGTCCTCGCACGCGCTGTTCGGTGGCATGGTCGGTGCGGCGCTGGCCGGCGGAACGATGGTGCACTGGGACGGGGTGCTCGACAAGATCGTCATCCCGATGTTCGTCTCGCCCGTCGTCGGTCTGATCGTCGGCTATCTGGTGATGGTCGCGATCATGTGGATGTTCCGGAATTCCAACCCCCACAAGGCCAAGCGTGGTTTCCGGATCGCGCAGACGGTCTCGGCTGCCGGCATGGCGCTCGGGCACGGTCTGCAGGACGCGCAGAAGACGATGGGCATCGTGGTGATGGCGCTGGTCATCGCCGATGTCGAGGGTCCGAACGACCCGATCCCGGTCTGGGTGAAGCTCGTCTGCGCGCTGATGCTCTCGCTGGGTACGTACGCGGGTGGCTGGCGGATCATGCGGACGCTCGGCCGGAAGATCATCGAGCTGGACCCGCCGCAGGGTTTCGCCGCCGAGACGACCGGGGCGTCGATCATGTTCGGCTCGGCGTACCTGTTTCACGCGCCGATCTCCACGACGCATGTGATCACCTCGGCGATCATGGGTGTGGGGGCGACGAAGCGGGTCAACGCGGTGCGGTGGGGGGTCGCGAAGAACATCATCCTCGGGTGGTTCATCACGATGCCGGCTGCGGCGCTGGTGGCTGCGGCCAGCTATGGGCTCGTTGTGCTGATGTTCGGCTAGGACGGCTGGGGCGGCCGGGCGCCGGAGAGGTCCGGTGGCCGCTTCGTCCTCGATCCCCGGACGGGCCCGATGCGCCCTCCGAGGAGTTCTCGATCGGCCTTGGCCGGTCCGGCGGAGGGCTTGATCCGCCCGTCGGCCGGCTCGATCGATTTTCCGGGTGGCCCCGATCTGCCGGTCGGGTGACCCGTCCCGGAATTGGGTCCGCCCCCGCTCCCATGTGAGGAGCGGGGGCGGACCCTTTGCCTTGTGGTGGCACCGCCATGCAGCACCCCAAGGCTGTCCTTGATCACCCGAAGCGGCCGGAGATGTAGTCCTCCGTCGCCTGGACCGACGGGTTGGAGAAGATCCGCTCCGTCTCGTCGATTTCCACGAGCTTGCCGGGCTTGCCGACCGCCGCGAGGTTGAAGAACGCCGTACGGTCCGAGACGCGGGCCGCCTGCTGCATGTTGTGCGTCACGATGACGATCGTGAAGCGTTCCTTCAGCTCGCCGATCAGGTCCTCGATGGCGAGGGTGGAGATCGGGTCCAGGGCGGAGCACGGTTCGTCCATCAGCAGCACATCCGGCTCGACCGCGATCGCGCGGGCGATGCACAGGCGCTGCTGCTGGCCGCCGGAGAGACCGGAGCCGGGCTTGTTCAGGCGGTCCTTGACCTCGTTCCAGAGGTTGGCGCCACGAAGGGACTTCTCGACGGTGTCCGACAGCCGGCTCTTCTTGTACGAGCCGTTCAGCTTCAGGCCTGCTGCGACATTGTCGAAGATCGACATCGTCGGGAACGGGTTCGGGCGCTGGAAGACCATACCGACCGTGCGGCGCACGGTGACCGGGTCGACGTGGGAGCCGTACAGGTTCTCGTCGTCCAGCAGCACCTTGCCCTCGACGCGGCCACCGGGGGTGACCTCGTGCATCCGGTTCAGGGTGCGCAGGAAAGTGGACTTGCCGCAGCCGGACGGGCCGATGAAGGCGGTCACGGAGCGGGGCTCCACGGTCATCGAGATGTCCTCGATGGCGAGGTGGGAGCCGTAATAGGCGGACAGACCGCTGACGTCGATGCGCTTGGCCATCTGAATCACTGCTTCTTTCGTGCCGCGTCAGCGGCCGGTCTTCGGGGCCTTCCAGCGGGCGATGCCGCGGGCCACCAGATTGAGGATCATGACGAAGGCGATCAGGACCAGAGCAGCGGCCCAGGCGCGGTCGTACGACGCCTCGCTGCCGATCTTGTACTGCTCCCAGATGTAGAAGGGGAGCGACGACTGCGCGCCTTGGAAGGGGTTCGGGTTGATCAGCTGGCTGCCGAAGACCAGCAGCATGATCGGTGCGGTCTCGCCGGCGATCCGGGCGATCGCGAGCATCACACCGGTGGTGATGCCGCCGATCGCGGTGGGCAGGACCACCTTCAGGATGGTGCGCCACTTCGGGATGCCGAGGGCGAGCGATGCCTCACGGAGCTCGTTCGGGACGAGCTTGAGCATCTCCTCGGTGGAGCGGACCACGACCGGGATCATCAGGATCGTGAGTGCCAGCGAACCCATCAGGCCGGACGGCTGGAGCTGCGTCATCAGCATGATCGACAGGATGAAGAGGCCGGCCACGATGGACGGGATGCCGGTCATCACGTCGACGAAGAACGTCACGGCCTTGGCGAGCGCGCCCTTGCCGTACTCCACCAGGTAGACGGCGGTCAGCAGGCCGATCGGGGCGGAGATCAGGGTGGCGAGGCCGACCTGCTCCAGGGTGCCGATCAGTGCGTGGTAGACACCGCCACCCGGCTCCGTGCCGAGCACGCCGGCCATGGAGTGGGTGAGGAAGTAGCCGTCCAGGACCTTCGCGCCGCGGCTGACGGTCGTCCAGACCAGCGAGGCCAGCGGAACGACGGCGAGGAGGAAGCACACCCAGACGATGCTGGTGGCGAGGCGGTCCTTGGCCTGGCGCCGGTTCTCGACGGCCGACGTCGTGACGTACGAGATGACGACGAACAGCACCGCGGAGAACAGGCCCCACTGGATCCGGCTCTGCCAGCCGGCCGCCGCGCCGGTACCGACGCCGAGCACGAGCGCTGCGGCGGCGAAGCCGAGCGGGGCCCAGCGGGGGAGCGACCGGCTGCTGAGGCTGTTCCTGGAAGCGGCCGCCGTAGGGGTGGGACGTTCCTGGATGCCGGTGTTGGCTGCCTGGCTCATGCGTTGGCCCCCGAGTACTCCTTGCGGCGGGCGATGATGAGCCGGGCCGCGCCGTTGACCAGCAGGGTGAGGATGAAGAGGACGAGGCCGGAGGCGATCAGGGCGTCACGCCCGAACTGGTCGGCCTCGTCGAACTTCGCGGCGATGTTCTGGGCGAACGTTCCGCCGCCGGGATTCAGCACATGTGCCGAGATGAGGAAGCTCGGGGACAGGACCGTGGCGACGGCCATCGTCTCGCCGAGTGCGCGGCCGAGGCCCAGCATCGACGCGGAGATCACGCCGGAGCGGCCGAAGGGCAGCACCGAGAGGCGGATGACCTCCCAGCGGGTGGCGCCGAGAGCGAGGGCGGCTTCCTCGTTCATCCTCGGGACCTGGAGGAAGACCTCGCGGCTGACGCTCGTCACGATCGGCAGGATCATGATCGCGAGCAGGATGCCGACGGTGAAGAGCGAGCGGGCGACGCCGACCTCGGTCTTGTCCAGTACGTACGTCCAGCCGAAGAACTGGTCGAGCCAGAGGTTCAGGCCCTCCAGGTACGGGACCAGGAAGAGGGCGCCCCAGATGCCGTACACGATGCTCGGCACTGCGGCGAGCAGGTCGACGACGTACGCGAGGGGCGCGGCCAGCTTGCGCGGCGCGTAGTGCGAGATGAAGAGGGCGATACCGACAGCGATCGGAACCGCGATGGCCATCGCGATGATCGAGCTGACGACTGTGCCGAAGAGCAGGACCGCGATACCGAAGACCGGCTTGTCGCCGACCGGGTTCCAGTCCAGCGTGGTGAAGAAGTTGCCCTGGTCCTCGGAGACGGCGAGGGTCGCGCGATACGTAAGGAACACGGCGATCGACGCCATGATCAGGAGCAGCAGAATGCCTGAACCCCGTGAGAGGCCCAGGAAGATTTTGTCGCCTGCGCGTCCGGGGGCCTTGGGCCTGGCGCGCTTGCGCTGCACCGGGCGCGCCGGTGGCGTATCTATCGGTGTGGTGGAAGCCATGGTCTTTCCGGTCTGTGTGGGGGAGCGGTGTCGCTCCCCTGGCGGCGGTGCACCGGATGGGGTGGGGCGGCGGGCCGGCCCGGAGGGGTGCACCGGGCCGGCTGCCGTGTGTTGCCTGTGGAGCTGATTCAGCTGGTGTTACGGGTGTTGCTTCTGGTTACGAGAGGGACGCGATGGTCTCGCGGACCTTGGCGTTGATCTCGGTCGGGATCGGCGCGTAACCGGCGTCGGTGAGGAGCTTCTGGCCCTCGTCACCGGCGGTGTAGTTGAGGAAGGACTTGACCGTGGAGAGCGTCTCGGCCTTGTTGCCCGTGTCGCAGACGACCTCGTACGTCACCAGGACGATCGGGTAGGCACCCTCGGCCTTGGTGGTGTAGTCGAGGTCGAGCGCCAGGTCCTTGCCGGTGCCCGCGATCTTGGCGGCGGCGATGGCCTTGGAGGCGTTCTCCGAGGAGGCCTTGACCGGGGCGGCGCCACCGGTGTTGATGTCGACCGTGGAGATGGACTGCGAAGAGGCGTACGAGAGCTCGAAGTAACCGATCGAGCCGTCGACCTGCTTCACCTGGGCGGCGACTCCGGCGGAGCCGGACGCGGCCTGGCCACCGGGGGCCGGCCACTTCTTCTCGGGCTCGTACTTCCAGTCGCTCGGCGCGGTGGCGGCGAGGTACTTGCCGAGGTTCTGCGTGGTGCCGGAGTCCTCGGAGCGGTGGAAGGCCTGGATCGCCTTGTTCGGAAGCTTCACGCCGTCGTTGAGCTTGGCGATCGCGGTGTCGTTCCACTTCTTGATCTTGCCGTCGAAGATCTTGGCAAGGGTGGGGGCGTCCAGCGTCAGGCTGTCGACACCCTCGAGGTGGAAGCCGATCGCGATCGGGCCGCCGACCATCGGGAGGTTGATGCCCTGGCCGGTCTTGCAGATCTTCTTCGAGTCGGCGACCTCTTCGGGCTTCAGCGCCGAGTCGGAGCCGGCGAAGCCGACGGTGCCCTGGTTGAAGGCGATGATGCCCTCACCGGAGGACGACGCCTTGTAGTTGATCTCCACGCCCTTGCAGCCGGCCATGTAGTCCTTGACCCAGAGGTCCATGGCGTTCTTCTGTGCGCTGGAGCCGGATGCGAGCAGCTGACCCTTGGCGTCGTCGCACTTCACGTCGGACGCGGCGCTCGTCTTCTCGCCGCTGCCGCCGGTGGTGCTGCCGGTGTTGTTGTCCGAACCGCACGCCGTGAGGACCAGGGCGCTGGAGACGGCGAGGGCACCGAGCGCGGTGGCACGAAGCCGGTTCTTGCGCTGAAGCTTCACTTTCGGGTTTTTCCTTCCAGGAGCCGCCGAGGTCTTGTTCGTTCTACGACGGCGTGCGATGTGGTGGGTGGTGCGGCGTTTCGCCGCGCACCGTGCACTGCCGAAATTAGGCAGAACAGGTGAAGTGGCCTACGGGGGAGAGTGAACGGAAGGTGAACCGTGGCGGGCGGTGCGGTGCGGCCATCGCGTTGCGGTTGCGGGATGAGCGCGGAGCGTGTGGTGAACGGGGCCCGGTGTGGCCCACGGCCCCTCGATCGCCGGGTGGCTTGAAAGCGCCCCTATGCCGTCGGCGGGGCGGTCAGCAGTGCGTCCAGCAAGGCGCGGTCACGGGGCTGGGTGAGGCGGGTGCGGGCCGCTTCCGGGGAGAGCCAGAGGATGCGGTCCACCTCGTCGCCCGGGACGAACGCGCCGTCCGTCGCCTCGGCCGCCCAGTACGTGACTTCCTTGGGCCGGCCGTTCGCGACGTACCGGACGGTGGGCAGCGGGGCACCCGGTACGCAGTGGTGCCCGGTCTCCTCGAGGACCTCGCGCAGGGCGGCGTCCCTCGCCGGCTCGCCACGCTTGAGCTTGCCCTTCGGGTGCGACCAGTCGTCGTAGCGGGGCCGGTGGACCAGGCAGATCTCCAGCTCTCCGGAGTGCGGCGACCGGCGCCACAGCACGCACCCCGCGGCCTGCACGGCCGTACCGGTCATGGCGCGGTCACGGCCGCCGCATACGGCCAGGTCTCACGGAAAACCCCACGGGCCGTCTCCACCTCGTGCCGCTGGTCGGCGTGGAGCACCCCCAGGGCGTACGCGGTGGCCGGCGCGATCCGGGGTGTGCGGGCCGCCGCTGCCGCCGCCGCGGCCGCCTCCGCCGCGTCCCGGTGCACGTCGAGCGCGTGCCCGGGCGCGGCCAGGACCGGGTCGGGGGTGCCGCGTACCACCTCGTGGGCATACCGGTGCAGTCGCAGCAGAAGGCGGGTCTGGTGCCAGGGCGCGTCGTACGCCTCGTTGTACGGCTCGACCGCCTCGTCCGCCGGGAGCGCGGCCACCGCACCGAGCAGCCGCTGTTCGGCGCGGTCGGCGGGCCCGTGCAGCATCTCGACGGCCGGGGCGCCGGCCGCGGCGGAGAGCGGGACCTCGGAGGCGAGCAGGGCGACCGCGTCGGCGACGGCGTGGAACCGGGACGAGCCGAGCGCCTGGAGCGC from Streptomyces sp. NBC_01707 includes the following:
- a CDS encoding DUF47 domain-containing protein, with protein sequence MRFRLTPRETSFYDMFSASADNIVTGSKLLMELLGADSASRVEIAERMRAAEHAGDDATHAIFHQLNSSFITPFDREDIYNLASSLDDIMDFMEEAVDLVVLYQVEELPKGVEQQIEVLARAAELTAEAMPSLRTMDNLTEYWIEVNRLENQADQIHRKLLAHLFNGKYDAIEVLKLKQIVDVLEEAADAFEHVANTVETIAVKES
- a CDS encoding phosphatase PAP2 family protein, which encodes MAGLALDGSNPDVSLLYDINGLAKSAPTWFDRVMEFVGEYGIMLGMVLVVVWCWWSVRRRGTAEDSVTAVAGIVWAPLAAGIALLVNIPIRGFVERPRPFRDHQGLDVLVSGKDDFSFVSDHATMAMALAVGLFVANRKFGFAAIALALLEGFCRIYMGVHYPTDVIGGFALGTATALLLAPLAMALLTPVVTAVSRSERVGRLVRSRRPLSATAEGRGGALGIPEPRPGSGGGVGEKDLAA
- a CDS encoding inorganic phosphate transporter, translated to MDTFALVVTIAVALGFTYTNGFHDSANAIATSVSTRALTPRAALAMAAVMNLAGAFLGQGVAKTVSEGLIATPEGEKGMGILFAALVGAIIWNLVTWYFGLPSSSSHALFGGMVGAALAGGTMVHWDGVLDKIVIPMFVSPVVGLIVGYLVMVAIMWMFRNSNPHKAKRGFRIAQTVSAAGMALGHGLQDAQKTMGIVVMALVIADVEGPNDPIPVWVKLVCALMLSLGTYAGGWRIMRTLGRKIIELDPPQGFAAETTGASIMFGSAYLFHAPISTTHVITSAIMGVGATKRVNAVRWGVAKNIILGWFITMPAAALVAAASYGLVVLMFG
- a CDS encoding FAD-binding oxidoreductase, which codes for MNLPNRRTLLTAGAATALAGITACNKASSGSDSGSSSSTTTTRTPSKPPASSASAPPKGPANWSALAKSLDGTLVRPGDATYPTARQLYNTRFDNLKPAAVAYVRHEADIRECLAFARRSATPVSIRSGGHSYAGWSSGNGRLVIDVSSLSRVDRDGTIGAGAKLADVYWGLAPHGLTIPGGSCPTVGISGLTLGGGHGVASRAYGLTCDSLTAATLVTADGKTVTADAKHHPDLFWALRGAGNGNFGVVTELKFRTRPAPQTVMAYMSWPWSRAQAVITAWQAWGPSQPDEIWSSAHLAAGPGGGRPTVSIAAFSLGTYGDLQNAVDRLADRIGASATSVSLRRRSFQDSMLVYAGCSTITEAQCHLPGKTPGRTPQGTLQRETYAAASDFFDHSLSPAGVRALLHRAEAFTRIGVSPSGGGGSIALTALGGAINRVAPDSTAFVHRRSRMLAQYIGSWRPGTAGTAQQNWLKSTHAAMHPYASGAAYQNYIDPTLRDWRQAYYGTAGSRLTRLKKQYDPGRLFTFPQAL
- a CDS encoding bifunctional lytic transglycosylase/C40 family peptidase yields the protein MRKFWVVGGIGIGLAMCFVALLVVGTYSAAAGLGSAGSNGAVGLAKGAVPAKFQPLVQKWGNLCPAINPALLAAQLYQESGWNPRAQSPAAAQGIAQFIPGTWAGHGIDGDNDGDRDVWDPADAIPSAASYDCELAGYVKKVPGDQTDNMLAAYNAGAYRVIRAGGVPQISETQNYVKIIRSLEKSFARPVGRVEPSRQAAGAIYFAQKKLGTKYLWGGNGTAEQGGRFDCSGLTQAAYRTVDIELPRVANDQYNAGPHPSRDELLPGDLVFFSDDLTNSRAIHHVGLYVGGGYMINAPYTGAVIRFDKIDTPDYFGATRVTKDGAAALPTALPTV
- a CDS encoding metal-sensitive transcriptional regulator, producing MSTTEAAEATGPSEATDPTSIVTDHDRGIHGYHHQKAEHVKRLRRIEGQIRGLQRMVDEDVYCIDILTQVSASTKALQSFALQLLEEHLRHCVADAAVKGGEEIDAKVEEATKAIARLLRT